Part of the bacterium genome, CCGTATGAGGGAGAGCTATTCACAATAGCGAATCCACCAGGAAATCATCCCAATCCAAATCCACTTATAGGATGATGGTGTGGACTACGGTAAGTAAATGATATCAAAACAGAAATGGAGAAGAAAAGGAGAGAGGAAGAATTATATTTTTATTTTTCCTCTCTCTTAATATTAGAGAACAAGAAAGAAAAAAGGGATGTATTAATTAATAAATTTTATCTGCTGGAGTTTCGTCAATTTATTTAATAAAACCACATTTCGTCCTTTTCGTGCTTTCGTAGTTCTATTTTGATAAATGAGCAACTAATCTATTATAAATTCACGAAACTATACGGAAATGGAAATAATGAAAAAGATAAAAGATAGTCTTTATTTTTGAATGGTGAGATAAAATACACTTATGCTCCTATCTCAAAATGGAATGACATAGATGTAGGCGGGATAACTGTCGTTGGTGGAATTAATTATTTATTTTAAGTGCGAGGGCAAATGAAAAGGATAGTAATCTATGGGGGACTTATCTTATTTAGTTATATCTCCAGAGGATATACTGCACCAATTAACCTATATAATCTGGAATATAGAATTGATAAGGAATTTGATAATCAACTGGAACTGAAACCGTTACAGTTTGAAGAGAAAAGATTCTTTTTAAATATTCAACCTCTACAATCTAACCTCTGGAATGTAAAAATGGATTTTAAAGAGGGATTAGGAGACAAAATAAATGGTGAGATTTATGGTAATTTAGATTCAAAGGGGCATATCTTAGAGGCTGAAGCAAAGTTGAAGATACAAAGGGAAAAGTTTACCTTATCTACCGCATTAGCTCATTTTAATCAAACTCCCATAATGAAAGAATCTCTATTTGGCAAAGTGAGTTTTATCTTTCTGCCTTCTTCAATGTTTGGCTTTATAAATCAGGAAGGTAAAATAAACATAGGTTGGTTTCACCTACCTTCTTTATATTCAAGATATACTTTTGGCAAAGATGGAACAGATTTGTTTGGAGTTGGCAGTATGTGGCGTTTCTATACCAGACCTTATGAGATTACTCCTGATTTTTTATTCAAAACGGAATTAAAATTAGCTCCGCACTTATTCAGTGAACTACCAGGTAAAGATTATGATGAGAACATGCTATATGCTTTTTCTGATTTTCCCCTCTCTTATAGTCTAAATCTCAGCAAAAAATTCTCCCAAAAGTGTAAGGTAGAAATGGACTATCAAGGTGAGACGGATCTATCCTTCAGTCCATGGAGAGAAATCCCTTTAAGTCATGGAGTAATAAGCAAAATAGATTTAAAACCTACTGATGCTCTGCTTTTTCAATTATCAGCATCATACCCTTTTGAAGTTAAAAAAATTTCTTATTTTAATTCAAATGCTTCGTTTATGTCTAAAGAAATATTAGGGAATTTAGAATTTAAAGAAAGAAATGGGTGGAATTTCAAAGTGCTTTCAGATTATGATTACGAAAAAAATTGGTTTGAAGAGACAACATTTTCTATTTCCAAAAGATTTAATTCCTTAGATGGTGGAATATATTATACCAATGAGAGACAATCCTCCCAGCATACAATTGGAATTTATCTTAGCACCAGTGGGAAAACCGGTTATTCCAGGTATAATCTTACCAGATACGAAGAATTTCCACCAAAGGTCTTACCTGTGTATCAACAGGAAAATATGCAATGGTTGAAAGGTAAAAGTTTTGAGGAAACAGTAGCGGCATTAGATACTCCAGAAAAGATTAGTTCATATATGGGTCAGTTCTTCAGCTATTATTCTGAGGGCAGAATTATTCCTCAAACTCCCAGAGAGACCTTTGAGAAAAAAAGGGGAGATTGTGATGACCAGGCAAGATTTGCCAGTTATGTTTTAACTCAGCATGGTTATGAGGCTTATGTGTTTTGCTATGCTGGACGTAGAGTCGGACATGGCATTTCTGTTTATAAAGACTATAATGGAAAATGGAATGGTATCGAATATGGCGATATCTTTTATGCTCAAGCAGATAATCCTGAAGAACTTATCACTAAAATAGAGCCGGCGATGATTAGATATGTACTTTTTAAACCAGATGATAACTACGAAGTAAAGTCATACCTTCAAAGTCAAACCTTTGAAAGAATCATTAATTGGTTCTGGTCAGAGTAAAAGATAATGGTTAAAATTCAGGTTGTTTTAATTGTTGTAATGATTTTGATGTTCTGGCAAAAATTAGTTTTTGCCTCAGAAAATAAAAATTCTTCTACCTTAACTCTTAGCCTGAAAGACGCCATCTCTACTGCCTTACTTAATAATCAGACAATCCTTAATGATGCTAAAAGTAACTTGAAACTGGCATCTCGAAATTTAATCGCTATTCATAAACTTTATCAGCCTAAAATTAGTTTAGATATCAGCAGTCAAAGAACAACAAATGAAACAGAACTTACCTCAACCAGACAGGATAAATATTCTACTTCATTAAACTCTACCTGGTCAAAGGTTATCTTTACCTCAGGGGTTTTAACTCTATCAGAAGGATACAATTTAAGTGAGGATAAAAACTCATCACAAAAATTCTCAACTAATCCCTATGTTTCTATAGGATTAAACCAACCACTAAGTGAAGGTGGAAAACTGCAACAAAGATTATCTCTTATAAATGCTGATGAAAATCTCAAATTAGAAAAAATGAAATATGCCTTAATAGAGGAGCAACTTACACTAAATGTTATTTGTAATTATTATCAACTCATTAGAGCCAATCTATTGGTTAAACAAGCAGAAGAACAAGTAGCATTGTCGAAACAACTATTAAAATGGACAGAAGCAAGGTTAAAAGTAGGTCAGATTGCAGAATTAGATGTGATGAATGCTAAGGTACAATTAGCTAATGATGAAGATTTCTTAGTTCAATCTTATGAACAACGCCAAACACTACAGAGAAGTTTTCTAAGATTACTCGGATTATCTGAAGATTTGAAACTTGAACTAAGTGATGAAATAGAGGTCAAGATTTTAAATGAAAAGGTTGAGGAAAGTATTAATGCGGCGATTGAAAATAGATTAGAGATAAAAATGGCTAAAATAAGTATTGAACAATCTAAAAGAAATATTCCTATTGCCAGAAGTACTAATAAACCTACCTTAACTATATCAGGAAATTATAGTTGGACAAACGAATCAGAGGAATTGGAAGAAGCAATAAAAGAGCTACCTCAAAGAAATTGGCTTATCCAGACTAAATTATCATTTCCGTTTTTTGATTCAGGTTCAACTAAAAATCAGGTAAAGATAGCTGAAATAAATTACCAGAAAACTTTGAATGCCTTTGAGCAGTTAAAAAAGGATATAATTGAAGAAATAACCCAAATACATTGGAATCTTAACAAGAATCAAAGAAGACTTGAGGTCTTAGAAGTAAATCTAAAGATTGCTCAGGATGCCAGACGGATAAGCCAATTAAAATACGAGATGGGTTTGCTTACTATTCGTGAGGTATTACAATCACAAATTACCTATTCTAATGTAAAAATTTCAATTGATGATGCCAAAATAGATTACCTCATTAATCAAGCAAAATTATCTAAGGCAATAGGAAAACTAAAAAATGAATATCTTTAATTTGTTATTAAAATTAGTAAATTTGTTAATAATAATTATTGTTATTCTTATTGGATATAAGTGGTGGAACCACTATGGACAGCAGACTTTCTTTCCTAATAACAGTGAGACTAAAGAGATAAAAGTAGCATCTGCAAAAAGAGGCAAGATAAAATATCAAATAGTTGCTTCTGGGAAGGTAAGCTCAGATAAGATAAAAAAGATACAAACTAAAACATCAGGAATTGTAAAATTACTATCTTGTAAAGAAGGTGATAAGGTAAAAGCAGGAGATGTGCTTTGTATAATTAAAAGTCCAACTATCTTTGGAAATAGTAAAGAAATAGAAAAGGCATTATTTCATAAAAGAGTTAAAGTATTAGAAAACTATCTCCGTAAAACCTATAATAACAAATTAGAAGCATTAGAATCAGCCCAGATAAATTATCACTCTACCTTAGAAAAATATAGCCAATTAAAATTACTCTATCAGGAGAAGGCTATATCCAAACAAGAGCTCACAGAATCTGAAATAGCCTTTAAAAGAGCCGAATTTCAATATCATTCAGCTAAGTTTGCATTTGAGCAAGAATTAGAACTATCAAGGGTTATAGCACCAGGTAGTGGAACTATTATATTAAATCGTGTAACAGAAGGTACAGAAGTAGAGACAGGAAGTGAGTTGTTTTTATTAGCAGATATGTCTTCTCTTATAGCTAAGGTAGTTGTAGATGAGGCTGATATAGAGAAGGTAAAAATTGGGCAGAAAGTAGAGATTAGTGGAGAGAGTTTTGCACCACTTATGTTATCTGGTGTAGTTGAGAAGATAGGTGCTTATGCTTATCAATCGGAACGAGGTTTTCCAGGTATAGAAGTGATTTGTAGGATTAATCTTAATAAAGAAGTTGCTAAATTGCTTATATTAGAATCCTCTTGTATCGCTAAGATAATTATTGAAGAAAAAGAAAATGCACTCTGCATTCCCTCAATTGCCCTTTTAGCGAATGAAAAAGAAACTCAAGTATTTGTAGTTGATAATTCACAGGTCCATTTAAAAAAAGTAAAGATTGGAATAATTACTCAAGATTTAGTAGAAATAACTGATGGATTAAAGGAAGGAGAGAAAGTAGTTACCATCGGGAGTTTAGACCTACAACCTGGCGATTATGTAAAGATTAAAAAATGAGCTTAATAGATACAATAGAAACAGCTATTACTAATCTCAAAATTAATAAATTTCGTTCCTTTTTAACTATATTAGGGGTAGTAATAGGTATATCGGCAATTATAATTATTTGTGCCTTAGGTGAAGGGAATCGGATTAATGTATTAAAAGAGATGGAGAAAATTGGAGCTGATTTATTATGGATAAATATAGATTCTCTAAATACGAATTCGCCTTCTATCGTTATAGGTTTTGAAGAAGAAGATTTAAAAGCTATTTTACAATTGTGCTCTAAAATCAGAGCAGTCTCTTTTGAAGAAAGCCTACATTCAGTTCCGTTTAAATATTTAAACCGAAAAACCTACTTTACCTTAAAAGGGATAAATGCTTCTTATCAAAAAATCCATCGACTTAAACTTCTCAAAGGAAGATTTATCTCTAATATAGATGAAAAAATAAAGGCAAGGATATGTATTTTAGAAGACTCAAGACATACAAAGGAAATATTCGGAATGTCTAATCCTGTTGGTAAAGAGGTATTAATCAATCAACAACCTTTCAGAATAGTTGGTGTAGTAGCATATAACCTGAAATCGGCAAGTAGTTGAGTAAAAAGGGGGGAGGGGG contains:
- a CDS encoding TolC family protein: MVKIQVVLIVVMILMFWQKLVFASENKNSSTLTLSLKDAISTALLNNQTILNDAKSNLKLASRNLIAIHKLYQPKISLDISSQRTTNETELTSTRQDKYSTSLNSTWSKVIFTSGVLTLSEGYNLSEDKNSSQKFSTNPYVSIGLNQPLSEGGKLQQRLSLINADENLKLEKMKYALIEEQLTLNVICNYYQLIRANLLVKQAEEQVALSKQLLKWTEARLKVGQIAELDVMNAKVQLANDEDFLVQSYEQRQTLQRSFLRLLGLSEDLKLELSDEIEVKILNEKVEESINAAIENRLEIKMAKISIEQSKRNIPIARSTNKPTLTISGNYSWTNESEELEEAIKELPQRNWLIQTKLSFPFFDSGSTKNQVKIAEINYQKTLNAFEQLKKDIIEEITQIHWNLNKNQRRLEVLEVNLKIAQDARRISQLKYEMGLLTIREVLQSQITYSNVKISIDDAKIDYLINQAKLSKAIGKLKNEYL
- a CDS encoding efflux RND transporter periplasmic adaptor subunit, which codes for MNIFNLLLKLVNLLIIIIVILIGYKWWNHYGQQTFFPNNSETKEIKVASAKRGKIKYQIVASGKVSSDKIKKIQTKTSGIVKLLSCKEGDKVKAGDVLCIIKSPTIFGNSKEIEKALFHKRVKVLENYLRKTYNNKLEALESAQINYHSTLEKYSQLKLLYQEKAISKQELTESEIAFKRAEFQYHSAKFAFEQELELSRVIAPGSGTIILNRVTEGTEVETGSELFLLADMSSLIAKVVVDEADIEKVKIGQKVEISGESFAPLMLSGVVEKIGAYAYQSERGFPGIEVICRINLNKEVAKLLILESSCIAKIIIEEKENALCIPSIALLANEKETQVFVVDNSQVHLKKVKIGIITQDLVEITDGLKEGEKVVTIGSLDLQPGDYVKIKK
- a CDS encoding ABC transporter permease, whose protein sequence is MSLIDTIETAITNLKINKFRSFLTILGVVIGISAIIIICALGEGNRINVLKEMEKIGADLLWINIDSLNTNSPSIVIGFEEEDLKAILQLCSKIRAVSFEESLHSVPFKYLNRKTYFTLKGINASYQKIHRLKLLKGRFISNIDEKIKARICILEDSRHTKEIFGMSNPVGKEVLINQQPFRIVGVVAYNLKSASS